Below is a window of Ahaetulla prasina isolate Xishuangbanna chromosome 1, ASM2864084v1, whole genome shotgun sequence DNA.
CTCACTTTGCACCTCAATGACCAGAAGATTGATTCACCTtatttaacaaatatatataaaaagcatTCAAATGAAATTCAAAGCATTCAAAAACTCATGTTTTCGTGACTTAAACTTATTGAAGAAAAGATTTTCAAACAAAACTCAAAGGGTTCAGGATATCCTTCCTGTATATATAATCTCCTTCAGAATTTTGCACATGAAGCCAAAATTTAAGACCAGATTGTTTTACTTACAAATAAACTCTCATATGAATTCCGATATCTCCAAAAAGCATTACCCAGGCTCAGCTCACATACATATAGGATGATACCAGTTAATGCCATTATAGCACTTGTGATGTTCAGTACTACACTAGATTTCACCTGAAACAGCAATACACCAGAAAGAGAGAAATTACAATTACACTGTTACTATGTTACAGCATAGGTTTCtgcaaaacataaaaacaattaaccCCAACTATGGTAAAAACAGTGACAAAGAAATTCTATGTTGGTGCTTAATGACACATAACCAGTCAATGGTGAAACCTTCCACTAAGATCATAGGAATCAAATAGCAGCAACAACATATTTTCCCACAGTGGAAATGCAAACTCCATTTGAAGGGTTTTCTAAAACTGtcaaatttcttctttttctttctggatgTCAGTCTCCATTGAAGACCAGGTGGTAAAAAGTCACAGGAAAAATGGTACAACTTTTTCATCCCTTAACACTTTGCTTAAAGAAATCCCACACTATTTATTGTAAGACATGACATACTCTAAGCATTAAATGTTAATGTCAGATGCTCCTTTAGCTATAAAACATTACAGAGAGGCTGCTAGAGAGATGGGACTGGAGAAACCCTTGGAGCCAGTAGTGAGAATTCTGAATATTTAACAATTGCTCTGTTTTTAATTCTCCCCTGTCAGGAATGTAGTATTTATCTATTAAGATggtcctttttcttttattgaatcCACACTGTGTTCCTTTACAAGACAAAAACATGTCTATGTTGCCATGAACACTCTTTAAATCAAAGAGAAACAGAGGAGAAGAATACAAGCTCTTTGCAGGAGGGCTACCATCAGCTCTCTCTTCCCTTTGATTCCCATAATGATTCCCATTCTAGTTCCATACTTTTACTCCTAACATGCTGGGCTTCTTTCTAATGTTGCTTTCATGTAGCAATACTTCTGAAACTGGACCCTctgttgaggaggaggaggaggaggatgaatgatgatgatgatgatgatgggagcTTGCTTCAAGACTAGAGCATGCAAGAAGACATCTCTAGTCAGGACtcgcaatagtaatagcacttagacttatataccacttcacagtgcttcacagccctctctaagcggtttacagagtcagcctattgcccccaacaatctgggtcctcattttacccacctcgaaaggatggaaggctgagtcaaccttgagcctggtgagatgtgatgtgccaaattgcaggcagccggcagtcagaactagtctgcagtactgcattctaaccactataccACCGCTGCTCACCATTACTATCAGCAATTAAGGAAGCTCTGGTAGAACAAGCACCCACATTATGGTCATTGACTCTCTCAAGCTTCTCTCATTTTTGTCATGGTACTGACAGGACCTGGAGTGTTGCAGGTGGCACATCAGGAAGGGAACTTGGCAAGAAGCCCAATGTAAAACAGGGACCAGAGGAGGCTCAAATTCTGGATGGTTGAATAGTCTCTACTGTTGACATAGAACTTTCAATGGAAGGAGGACTTGGAAGCAAAAGTTGATcaaagaaggaagagggggagcacttttgagtttgtttttctttcctaaatgttgaTTTAAAACTGAACAGTATCTGAAGAGAATTGACACAGTATAAGGTCCTGAGTGCTTAAAAGAAATTCAAATGCTACAAAGGTTTCTCACCAAACCATGATTTGAACTGTTCGCAGCTGCTACACAAAGTGATCCAGAAGAAATAAactatggaaaaagaaaaacaaaaacacatgatTGTAGTCCACtggaaataaaaagggaaaattgTCAGAAAAATCTGGCACCCATTAGAAGCCAGATAGGCTCCAATGCAAACAAGACTTTTAGAAGTATCCATTAGCCATTACTACAATGGTGCATGACTCAACAAAAATTTTCACATACTTACAAATATCCCTCCCCAAAAGGGGTAACCTCCAATTGTAGTCAAGGGATAAAAAAGATAAGAATAAAAGATTGAAGAAAGCGAGACAGTCCCAAAGCCAACGTGGATCAGCCCAATCAATATTTGGACAGCCTGTGGAAGGAAAACACACAAAATGAGACAACTTCATTTGCTGAATCTGAGAAAAACATTCTAATTTGTTAGCAACCTAGGAAAGGCATCACTTTCTACCCATCTTTGAAAGGTACTTCAAAGGGGTTGAGGCTTCTAAGTGTCTAGTGCAGGTGGACCCAAGGGCTGGTTTCCTATGGTGAAAAATCCAATGGGGAGAAGGGACAGTTTGAGACACCATTGTCACTATGTAATAGACATTTACACCAGATTATGATCTAGTTTGATCTATAGTGGGACTGCTTTCGTCAGGAAGGTCTGTAAGAATATCATGATAGGCCTTTGAGGGGAAAATATCACCTCTCACTACAGACTCCTCTACAGGAGGAAGTTGATCACGGTCATAAGCACAAAGTGACTTCAACTGGTTTAAGCCGGAGCCAATCCATGACTAGGTTCTTCTGGAGAAATGCCCAATAGTTGCACTTCtcagagggaagggagaaaaagagatctGGCTGAAAACTTGGCTGAGCTCCACGTTCTCAGTTAAAgagcaaagcaaaagaaagcatATCGGAGTCAGAATGTTTTGTAGAAACACAAATGAAATTACCAGGAAGAACAGAGATTTCTGGAGTATATTCCAGAACTAGACAACAACTAAGCCCATTTCCAAGACTTCAACATGGGGCTCTCAGGTTTCTACATAGTTCTAAAACCTTAATGGATTCAAACAGGCACATAGAAACGCATGCGTACCCCAAGAACTTTGGGCTCAGCCTTGAGAAATCTCTCCAAAGGACCCTTTTGTGGGACTTGTTGAGGAGCATTGGTGGAAATTTCAAGTTGCTGAGCTCCATACTGAGGATATGGAATTGCTCCAGATGCCTGAAGAGCAATACTGGGCAATCCAGGAGCTGTTTGGATCATGTTTGCTCCATTAGAGGGGATGACAATTATGGTTCCACTGGCCATTCTTGCTGGAAGTGTGCCACAACTAAGTTACCTGCAAACAAATAAGTGAGGAAAAATTAATGTCTTAAGATCAAGGAGGCAAATTCTGGTCCTTCTCCTTAATCTTACTTTATGAGATAATATTTGCCTGCAGTAAAACTGAAGAAGATTGCCAGAAGGGTTCAGGGAGCAGGGTAGTAAAAACATACAGCTTTCTTAGGGATAGAAATCCTTCCTTTACTCAAGCCCTGTACagacaagaaaaaatagatgaaaatgaTATTAAGAGATATTTAAGAGAGAGAAGTCATCCAATTATATCAGACCTAACTAAAGAAATACTAAATGGGAAAATAACAACAGATGAGTTGAAAAAGgcaatacaaaaacaaataataaaactccAGGCCCAGACGGAATCCTGGCTAAATTTTATAAGGAATTTCAAGAATTATTAGATAATTTATTATTACAAACATATAATGAAGTATTAGAGAATGCAAAGATACCAAAATCCTGGACGGAAGCTTTAATAACACTTATCCTCAAAAGCAATACCAAAAAACAGAAGATtcagaactataggccaatctcgctgtTAAATACCGATTATAAGATATTTATGGCCATAATAGCAGAGAGGATTAAAAgtatattaaacaaaattattaaatCAGATCAAAATGTTTTTTTGCCCAACAGATACATCAAAAATAACATgagaaccatcataaatgtacTTGAATACTATGAAGCCCACCCAGATAAGCAAGTAGCTCTGATATTCTTAGACACGCAGAAAGCTTTCAATAATTTGAACTTTAATATTAACAAATCAATAGAAATGAATTGGGGGGGAAACTTTATAgaaataattagagcaatttattctACCCAGagagcaaaaataattataaattataattataaatatataaatataccgAAAGCTtcaatatagaaaaaggagtacAACAGGGATGCCCTCTGTcccccttattatttattttatccatagaaatattaatgtcacaaattagagagaattcagaaataaaaggattaaaaattaaatcacaggaatACAAAGTCCAAGCATTCGCTGATGATCTGGTATTCATTATTGAGGAGCCCCTAGAATCTGGACAATTATTATTTGAAGACATAAACCAATTTGGTAAAGTGCCAGGGCTCAAAATAAACAAGGACAAAACTAAAATGTTGACCAaaaacctaacaaataaacaaattgagaaattagaggagaaagtggggatttcgagagtcaaaaaaattaaatatttaggaatacagaTATTGGCAAAATGcaccacaataaaaaaagataactatgacacactgctacaaaaaattcaaaaggatttagaAACTTGGTCCAAATTGCAAATATCGTTGATTGAAAGAATGTCAACAATAAAGATGAACATACTACCCAGATTGCTATATCTGTTTCAAACTATACTGATTAAATTAGAGAAAAATTTCttcgaacaattaaataaaatcacatcaaaatTTGTTTGGTCTAGGAAGAAACCtctcattaaatttaaaatattgcaagataGTAGAAGTAGAGGCGGGTTTAGTCTCACAAATTGGGAGCTCTATTATCAGGCCGCAATGCTAACGTGGCTTAAAGAATGGATCCAGCTACAAAATAAATGAGTATTAACAATAGAAGGCCATGATCTCCACACTGGCTGGCACAGTTTTCTCTGGGAcaggaaaaataaatatcatacatattttcaaagacatttattaagaaatgcccttttacaagtttgggagaaaattaagaagGATCACTAtacaaaaatcccaatttggctatcaaCTATGGAAGCAATATTACACCCAAATACCACAGACTTGAATAAAATATGCGGAGCTACTtgatgaaaaaggggaattaaaatcaatccaagatttgaaacaacaaggaCTAAACATGGAATGATGGCCGTATCTACATATAAAAACTAGATTCAAAAAAGACCAGGAGCAATatggcatatatttatatatttataattagaactgcagaaaaaataattgctaccaacttgccttccattgaggacctgtatactgcacgaatcaagaagagggccgtgaaaatatttgcagatccctcgcatcctggacataaactgtttcaactcctaccctcaaaacgacgctatagagcactgcacatcagaacaactagacacaagaacagttttttcccgaaggccatcactctgctaaacaaataattccctcaacactgtcagactatttactgaatctgcactactattaatcgtttcatagctcccatcaccaatctccttccacttatgactgtatgactataacttgttgctggcaatccttatgatttatattgatatattgatcatcaattgtgttgtaaatgttgtaccttgatgaacgtatcttttcttttatgtacactgagagcatatgcaccaagacaaattccttgtgtgtccaatcacacttggccaataaaattctattctattctattctattctatatatagagaacaattggatatagacaaaattctattaggatcaggggggaaaaatgatcacaaaattttataatttcctcttaaaatacaaaatggaagagaaacagtaaaagaaatgatGATCTTTTGGACAAAAAATCTCTGGCACAATATAGAATTAGacaaattgtgggatagaaactataaattaacaatggcaatagcctataaagaaaatttgtataaaatgttccatagatggtatttggcaccagcgagattggccaaaatgttccacAATTTACCAttgaattgttggagatgtggttacaagctaggcacatactaccatatgtggtggatgtgccccaagataaaaaaaatttgacaaaaaattaaaaattggttgGAGGGAATTacccaattaaaaatggaatttaactgGAACTTtagttattaggaataattaacccaaaaatagacaaatctttacaatacctaatacttcatatattaacggcagcaaggattgctgtcgcatatggatggaaacaaaacaatgtaccaggagaggaaataataatccaaaaaatcCTACagtgcgcagaaatggataagatgatgctggaaattaaggaaagggaagagtcggaatacaATAAAGTGTGGAAcaaagacttccggtttggcaccgtaggtgatggcggtgatctttacgatcaccaacctctggattttgtggaatcgctaggacagcttaaatctgctgtccagcggttcgaaaaaccctcttcgggagaagaggagggggtgagctgagggcagaggttgaatttccctaaagcccctgagaaaaaaggggtttgaagggttaagttccctccagcaacccgaagagctccagatctgaggattcttctgcttgggcggaaccaatcaccacgaccaaacgccgagatttattttggacaataaaggattataccggacagaacgaaagtgggagaactttatgcaagtagccaagccgattccccgatactttgtaacaagtttgaaaacagcaagaaaatggaggcgaattgttaacaagttaacgagtggaaagcgaaagtgatactttcaccgCTTGCCGTCTGatcttggtaaattgcatgttatttgctacttcaactctttaactctttgctgcctagaatctaggagagattttctttttaaatattgctttaaaaaagctttaaaggactgtgtttctcagaggttaagaagatttaaactgaatattaagttggaaataaataaataattttatagaagatggcagccaaacaattaaagtctactgtaacaaagggctctggaatctcctcagctggtgcctctccagctcatacagtggagactagaacattgaacttagaggcggtacaagagaatttaaaagactttatgcaagaaaaatttaaagtaataactgaggagatgttggaaatgaaagagcagatatcagaaattcaagtgggaaataaagaagttaagtaaggatttgtaattgcagtacaaagcttggcaaataatgtgattttattggaagaggaggttgaagaaattaagcaacataattcaaaattagataataaaatggctgaattttaaagtaaaatggaaaaaacagatgatgaaatagttttgatacaatacagaaatatggaatttgctctaagaattcgtggtctgaaagagaataaagaagaggatttaagggaaattttttctgaagtatttgctgagatattagcagctcgtccagcagatgtggcttatcaaattgataaaatatatcgtgtgaattcttggatagcaaggcaaaaaaagttgccaagggatgttgttatttattttacaaatagaacagtgagaaatcagattttgcaagcctcatataaggggagaagattcagattgctggtcaggatattttaatattaaaggaaattccaccaaaatgttaagggctagaaaggaatttgccttcctggtgaatgaacttaaaaaacgtcagattgaatatagatgggatattccaactggtataatagtatattatgcagggaaagtacatcgtctcaatacagttggaaaagcgagagaattttatgttgaggcattaaagttggaagtctttctccactggatgctagaagaaaggagactgaagtgaaggaaagagaagtgaagcaggttcaagaacagattgtgatggaagaagatttattacaagtgttggaaatacctatgacgggtccagattcaaaagaacaaaggctgacaagagctgctgctaaacgcaaggaacaagagatgaaggcacaacaacaactggcaactactacaacggaaacagtgggaggagcaaggcctaaagcaaaatgtgatttgcggctagtgttccaaaagtttcctttggccgataatggcaattaaactattatcttggaatgttaatggtttgaattcaccgcagaagagaaggaaagtatttcattatttgaaacaatttaaaatgacattacttgtttacaagaaacacatattagatctttagaccagaaatatttgataaattcaaaactgggagtacattttgttgcctcctctttggagaaaaaaaatggtttagttatatatataaagaaggatatatcagcaaaattaattgaggtggataagcaaggaagatacattgctattgaactcttgttggagggaaagaagacattattaataggagtttatgctccgaatcaacaacaagaaatttttttcaagtttttacataaaagaatagtattttgggattataaatcatatatattaatgggtgattggaatggtgtgttggatactcaaaagacaaaaagcttaaggaagatatcaagcgggcgaaattaccaaaggctttttgaaatgatggaggacttggaattaagagatatttggagagaacataatacagaagagaggattttaccttcttttctgataggcaccaatcattttcgaggattgattttattttgattactaatgacttgtattctagagtgaagaagacgaagatttgttcaagaactttatctgatcatagtccagtttggattgaatttgatcggaaaaggaggctaggagatcatggaggttgaatgagaatttgtttaaatatgaacaaaatgtaaatgaatgtaaaaacaaatgaaagaatttttattatgaatatgaaaaagagacatctatagagatgatttgggactcagtaaggcttatatgagaggaaatcttatacaaatgaatattaaatacaaaaataaattgcagaaaagaaaaaggaactggaagaggaaattaaaagaaagaacaattattgataaatagcccaggaaatagtaaaataaaagaatcaataaatatattgagaggtcagtttaatatgttgatggcagatcaagtagcaattaatttacaatatgtaaaacataatcgtttaataatgccaataagccaggaagatggcttgcctatttaataaggaaaaacagaaatcacgagcgattgataaaatagaatataggggtaaggaagtttatcaaaagaacttgattaaaaagcattttagagtattatagtaagttatattctagggatatggttgatgatacagagatagaaagatatttacaacaacaaaatatttgtgagcttacagaaaatcaaagagaagaattgaatcaattaattacttcagaggaaattttcttagcaattaaacaacttaaaatcggtaaagcaccaggaacagatggtttaacagctgtttattataaaaatttacaaaatgagatggttgaaccacttaaagagttatttaataaaattcaaatgggaggaaatgttcccccttcatggaggacagcctttatttcgttaataccgaaggaagatcgagatggtattaaagcagagaattataggcctatatcacttttaaatactgattacaagatatttaccaagatattggctaatagattaatgccagtgatgaatcaaataattcataatgatcagtcaggatttattaagggtaggcagatgagatataatgtgaggcaaatcgtaaatttacttgaatatttggaacgaaacaaccaagtatcagcggcattcctttttggatgctgaaaaagcttttgatagattggattggcagttttgtttaaagtaatagaaaaatgcaatttggggattattttattcgtgcaattaaagcaatatatcagaagcaaacagcacaaataatagtaaatggtgggttaacagaaacttttaaaattgagaaagggacgagacagggatgtcccttgtccccattacttttattttaactttagaaattcttctgaataacatcgtggttccgatcgaataaagggaattagagttaaacatcaagattatagattaagagcttttgcagatgacttggttgttactgtatctcaaccaatatactcagtaactggtttaaaagatataattggtcagtatggtaaagtatctggatttaaggtgaatcagcaaaagacaaagatgataactaaaaatatgaatatacaacaaaagaagagttagaaagaacttcaggttttgaaatcgttaaaaggttaaatatttaggaatatatattacagcttcaaatgttaaattatacaaaaataattatgaggtattgtggcagaaggtatggaaagaaatggagagttggaagaagttacaactatctttgctgggaagaataagcggctataaaatgaatgttttgcccaggttttgttttgtttcaaatgatacggtgtttaagaatgatattaaattacaggaatggcaaaagggattagtaaatttgtatggatgggcaaaaaccaagaataaaattaaaagtaatgcaggatataaggaaagggggtcttaaaatgcctaatttaaaattgtattatgaagc
It encodes the following:
- the LOC131184016 gene encoding membrane-spanning 4-domains subfamily A member 15-like, with translation MASGTIIVIPSNGANMIQTAPGLPSIALQASGAIPYPQYGAQQLEISTNAPQQVPQKGPLERFLKAEPKVLGAVQILIGLIHVGFGTVSLSSIFYSYLFYPLTTIGGYPFWGGIFFISSGSLCVAAANSSNHGLVKSSVVLNITSAIMALTGIILYVCELSLGNAFWRYRNSYESLFNISYGLSCVLLLFSLLEFCIAVSLAHFGCQATCCSNAQPTVLFVPYQLIGGGEVTAEPNPPPSPPPTYDNAVTKSQ